One Solanum lycopersicum chromosome 2, SLM_r2.1 genomic region harbors:
- the LOC101245015 gene encoding probable ubiquitin-conjugating enzyme E2 18 — translation MSASSASSRKTLSKIACNRLQKELAEWQVNPPAGFKHKVTDNLQRWVIEVIGAPGTLYADETYNLQVDFPEHYPMEAPQVIFVPPAPLHPHIYSNGHICLDILYDSWSPAMTVSSICISILSMLSSSTVKQRPEDNDRYVKNCRNGRSPKETRWWFHDDKV, via the exons ATGTCGGCCTCCTCTGCCTCTTCTCGCaag ACATTAAGCAAGATAGCATGCAATCGACTCCAGAAAGAGTTGGCGGAGTGGCAAGTCAATCCCCCTGCTGGTTTCAAACATAAAGTTACTGATAATCTTCAAAG GTGGGTGATTGAAGTGATTGGGGCTCCTGGAACTCTCTATGCGGATGAAACCTATAATCTTCAAGTTGATTTTCCAGAACATTATCCCATGGAAGCTCCGCAG GTGATTTTTGTGCCACCCGCTCCGTTACACCCTCATATCTATAGCAACGGGCACATTTGCTTAG ATATTCTCTATGATTCATGGTCTCCTGCCATGACAGTCAGTTCTATATGCATCAGCATTCTCTCCATGTTGTCAAGTTCAACCGTGAAG CAACGCCCTGAAGATAATGACCGCTATGTGAAGAACTGCAGAAACGGCAGATCTCCCAAGGAAACCAGGTGGTGGTTCCATGATGATAAGGTGTGA
- the LOC101245311 gene encoding CDK5RAP1-like protein: MASSLSSLSTMLSQPHCAVRIKFPKQYSVRFLSSKLLEVQSTSSRRTSVSLGRSSTFSIKISRNFSQCHSRTSLTSKNQIPTLRDFIPKATQTVSSSDVQQESVMISDVMPRGRIYHETYGCQMNVNDMEIVLSIMKNAGYTESVEVPENAEIIFINTCAIRDNAELKVWQRLNYFWFLKRQWKSNVASGRSQSAHPPKVVVLGCMAERLKDKILDADKMVDVVCGPDAYRDLPRLLEEVDYGQKGINTLLSLEETYADINPVRISKNSISAFVSVMRGCNNMCSFCIVPFTRGRERSRPVESIVKEVAELWKEGVKEVTLLGQNVNSYNDTSGVENPDEPAVSWELSDGFSSMFKVKHVGLRFADLLDRLAIEFPEMRFRYTSPHPKDFPDDLLYVMRDRYNICKSIHLPAQSGSSAVLERMRRGYTREVYLDLVKKIRDIIPDMGISSDFICGFCGETEEDHEDTLSLVKTVCYDMAYMFAYSMREKTHAHRKYVDDVPEDVKQRRLTELIEAFRGSTGQCYDAKIGTIQLVLVEGPNKRAPDTELIGKSDRGHRVSFTNLLIPDKVDNNGKRNPKVGDYVEVHITKSTRASLFGEALAITKLSSFYNTSHEEAVAFASRT; this comes from the exons ATGGCGTCTTCTCTATCTTCTCTATCGACCATGTTGAGCCAACCTCACTGTGCTGTGCGCATCAAATTCCCTAAACAATATTCGGTCAGATTCCTTTCTTCGAAGCTTCTTGAAGTTCAATCAACCTCCTCCCGCCGCACCTCAGTTTCTCTTGGGAGGAGTTCTACATTCTCTATCAAGATATCCAGGAATTTCTCGCAGTGTCACTCCCGCACTTCCTTAACCAGCAAGAACCAAATTCCAACCCTCCGTGACTTCATACCCAAAGCTACTCAGACTGTTTCTTCTTCCGATGTTCAGCAGGA GTCTGTGATGATATCTGACGTTATGCCTAGAGGACGCATCTATCATGAAACTTATGGATGTCAAATGAATGTCAATGATATGGAGATTGTTTTATCCATCATGAAAAATGCTGGATACACTGAAAGTGTGGAAGTCCCAGAAAATGCTgagataatatttataaatacttGTGCTATAAGGGACAATGCAGAACTTAAGGTTTGGCAGAGGCTCAATTATTTTTGGTTTCTTAAGAGGCAATGGAAGAGCAATGTTGCCTCTGGAAGGTCACAGTCTGCACATCCCCCCAAAGTAGTTGTGCTGGGGTGTATGGCTGAGAGGTTGAAGGACAAAATATTGGATGCAGATAAGATGGTTGACGTAGTTTGTGGGCCTGATGCTTATCGAGACTTGCCACGCCTATTGGAAGAAGTGGACTATGGTCAAAAAGGTATCAATACTCTACTTTCACTTGAAGAAACTTACGCAGATATTAATCCAGTCCGCATCTCCAAAAATTCTATATCTGCATTTGTATCTGTGATGAGGGGTTGCAATAATATGTGTTCATTCTGCATTGTTCCCTTCACTAGAGGGAGAGAACGGTCTCGCCCAGTGGAATCAATCGTGAAAGAGGTCGCGGAACTTTGGAAAGAGGGAGTCAAAGAGGTTACGCTTCTCGGCCAAAATGTAAATAGCTATAATGATACATCTGGAGTTGAAAATCCGGATGAACCAGCAGTCAGTTGGGAACTTAGTGATGGATTCTCCAGCATGTTTAAAGTAAAACATGTGGGTCTACGGTTTGCTGATCTCCTAGATAGACTTGCCATAGAATTTCCTGAAATGCGGTTCAGATACACTTCCCCACATCCTAAAGATTTTCCAGATGATTTGTTGTATGTAATGCGGGACAGGTACAATATCTGCAAAAGCATTCATTTGCCAGCACAATCAGGCAGCAGTGCAGTGCTTGAAAGAATGCGTCGTGGATACACTCGCGAAGTATATTTAGATCTCGTGAAGAAGATAAGGGATATAATACCGGATATGGGTATAAGCAGTGACTTCATATGTG GTTTCTGTGGAGAAACGGAAGAGGATCATGAAGACACACTAAGCCTTGTAAAGACTGTTTGTTATGATATGGCATACATGTTTGCTTACAGCATGAGAGAGAAAACACACGCGCACAGAAAATATGTTGATGATGTTCCTGAAGATGTGAAGCAGAGGAGGCTCACAGAACTAATAGAAGCTTTTCGCGGGAGTACAGGTCAGTGCTATGACGCTAAAATTGGTACAATCCAACTTGTGCTAGTTGAAGGGCCAAATAAGAGAGCCCCCGACACAGAGTTAATTGGTAAGAGCGATAGAGGCCATAGGGTATCATTTACGAACCTGCTTATCCCAGATAAGGTTGATAATAATGGAAAGCGCAATCCAAAGGTTGGTGATTATGTTGAAGTACACATCACGAAATCCACAAGGGCATCTCTGTTTGGAGAAGCACTCGCTATAACCAAATTAAGCTCATTTTACAACACTTCACATGAAGAAGCTGTTGCCTTTGCCAGCAGAACTTAA